Proteins encoded together in one Canis aureus isolate CA01 chromosome 21, VMU_Caureus_v.1.0, whole genome shotgun sequence window:
- the OR10Q1 gene encoding olfactory receptor 10Q1, producing MFARSPVLNQSGPPEFFFRVLTTVPEFQALLFLLFLLLYLMILCGNTAIIWVVCTHSSLRTPMYFFLCNLAFLEICYTTVVVPLMLSNIWGAPKPIPLAGCGAQMFFFVTLGSTDCFLLAIMAYDRYVAICHPLHYTLIMTQKLCAQMVACAVGLALVLSLQLTSLIFTLPFCGHRREINHFLCDVPPVLRLACADIRVHQAVLYVVGILVLTVPFLLICVSYVFIASAILRIRSAEGRRRAFSTCSSHLTVVLLQYGCCSLVYLRPRSSSSVDEDRQIALVYTFVTPLLNPLIYTLRNKDVKGALRNAVLHKAASGAS from the coding sequence ATGTTCGCTAGGAGCCCTGTCCTCAACCAATCCGGCCCCCCTGAGTTCTTCTTCCGCGTGTTGACCACCGTCCCAGAATTCCAggccctgctcttcctcctcttcctcctcctctactTGATGATCCTCTGTGGCAACACAGCCATCATCTGGGTGGTGTGCACGCACAGCTCCCTCCgcacccccatgtacttcttcctctgcaACCTGGCCTTCCTGGAAATCTGCTACACCACGGTGGTGGTGCCTCTGATGCTTTCCAACATTTGGGGGGCCCCGAAGCCCATCCCCCTGGCTGGCTGTGGGGCCCAGATGTTCTTTTTTGTCACCCTCGGCAGCACTGACTGCTTTCTCTTGGCAATCATGGCCTACGATCGCTACGTGGCCATCTGCCACCCGCTGCACTACACCCTCATCATGACCCAGAAGCTGTGCGCCCAGATGGTGGCGTGCGCGGTGGGCCTGGCCCTGGTCCTCTCCCTGCAGCTCACGTCCTTAATCTTCACCCTGCCCTTCTGCGGGCACCGCCGGGAGATCAACCACTTCCTGTGCGATGTGCCCCCGGTCCTGCGGCTGGCCTGCGCCGACATCCGCGTGCACCAGGCCGTCCTCTACGTGGTGGGCATCCTCGTGCTGACCGTCCCCTTCCTGCTCATCTGTGTGTCCTATGTGTTCATCGCCTCGGCCATCCTGCGCATCCGCTCCGCCGAGGGCCGCCGCCGGgccttctccacctgctcctcGCACCTCACCGTGGTCCTGCTGCAGTACGGCTGTTGCAGCCTCGTCTACCTGCGGCCCCGCTCCAGCTCCTCTGTGGACGAGGACCGCCAGATCGCCCTGGTCTACACCTTCGTCACCCCCCTCCTCAACCCGCTGATTTACACCCTCAGGAACAAGGATGTCAAAGGTGCCCTGAGGAATGCCGTCCTCCATAAAGCAGCCTCTGGTGCCAGTTGA